Genomic window (Cystobacter fuscus DSM 2262):
GGGTGCACCCAGGGCGCGTGCTCTCCCGGCCGGGGCTCGGAGACGAGCACGGTGAACTCGCGCCCCTCGATGAACTCCTCGAGGAGCACTCCGCCGAAGCGGGAGAGGGTCCGCCCGGCCCGCTCGAGCAAGGCCTCCCGGTTGTCGACCCGCGAGTCCTGCTCGATTCCGATACTGGCGTAGCCGGAGTGCGGCTTGACCAGGAGGGGGAAGCGCAGCTCGCCGGCGGCTTGCTCGACCGTGGCCAGCTCCGAGGCGAAGCGATAACCCGGCGTGCTGATGCCCTGGTTCAACCAGGCGTGTTTGTGCTCTTCGCGTGAGGCCGCGTAGAAGTGTGAGTCCGCCCCCGTGAAGGGCAATCCCAACCGTTCCAGGTGTTGGATGACTTCGACTCCCGCGATGTCCTCGTCCGGTGCTCCATCACAGAGGTTGATGAACGCATCGAAGTCCTCCTTCGCGAGCTGCTCGAGCACCTCCCGCGCGTTGGCACGTGTCAGGGGCTGGCGCGACCAGGTGTGGTCAGGCAACCACCAGGAGGGATCGACGGCGGGATCGATGTCCTTGTAGGGGGACTGGGAGCCCTCGTAGGAGGAGTACAGGGTACAGAGTCGCATGGGCTGGTTCCGTACGTTCCGACTGCCGTGACACTGCTCCGAGTCTGCCCTACTTCCAAGGAGCCGTCCCGGACTCCGCCCGCTGGCGCCGAAGCGGCGCCCTGACTCGCGCCTCAGTCGTTCATGATGAAGCGCACCGCGTCGACGAGCGCCGCCGCGATGCCCATCTCCTGAATGGCTCGCAACTCGCCCCCATCGAGCCACACCCCATGGCAGCGCTCGCAGGCGTCGAGCAGCACGTGCCGATCGCGCTCACTGCGCACCTTCTTCATGACCTGGCGGGGAGGGCACCGGGGGCACGCCAGCTCGCGTGCCTGGACCTCCTCGGACGGCAGCGTGCGCCACTCGAAGAGCCGCACGTTCACGGTCGACTCCAACAGCTTCAGGTCCTCACCCTCGAGCCAGTGTCCCTCGCAGTGAGGGCACTGGGCCGCCTCCACCTCATCCAGGCGCGTGGGGGCCATCTCCTTGTCGCAGCGGGGGCAGTGCATGGTGTCTCCTACCGTACGGTATCAAGCCTCGAAGGCGGAAGACGACGCCTCCCCGCCCCCCGCTTTCTGTCGGTGAGCGCCGTCGGCCCGAGACTTGCGAGCAGTCCCCCGTCAACGGAGGGACGGATGGGCATTCGTGCAAGTGCGGTAGGGGTGGGACTCGCGGTCATCGCAGTGCTCGAGGTGAGTTGCGGTGACCACTCCAGGACAGACGACCCGCGGGGGCAGTTGGAGCCGGGTCCATCGGTGGGAAACGAAGTTCCCTCGGACACGCCGCCCGTTCCCTCCGAGGATGACGGCACGCCCTCGACCCCTCCGCCCGCGTCCGATCCAGGCGGGGGTGGCGCGGGAACGCCCCCCGATGCCGGCGAGCCCCAGTCCGCCGGTCCGTGGCCCGTGGACGCGGTGCTCGATTACACCCAGGCGTTTGGTGTTGGCACCCCGCAGAGCGTTGGCGTCGATGAAGGGTTGAACCTCTGGTTCCTCGATGGAAATCGCATCGGCGTGCTGCGTCCGGGCGATACGGCTCCGACGTGGACCACGGGCGTGGGTCAGGCGCGTCAGCCCTTCGGCCGGGATTCACTCGCGATCGGCTCGACGGTCATCTGCGGCGGTGAGGCCGGGCGCGCGTACGTGGGGTATCGCGCCGCGGAGATGCGGCGGGCGGAAGGGATTTCCCAGCGCACGTACATCCCCGGACCGAACGATCTGTTCTACACGCCCGAGCGCTACGCCGAGTACCAGAAGGGAGATCTCGACGCGGTCCGCCTCCAACCCGATGGCACGGTGGCGCTCGAGGAGCACATCTGGCGCACCACCGGCTCGTCGAACGCGGGCAAGCAGATTGGCATCCACAACACCAATGACTTCCACTACGAGGAGGATCGCAGCATCCTCAACTGCGCCCGGGTGACGCGCGGCAAGCATCGCGGCGATCTCTACGTCACGACGAACCACGGGGTGACGCGCATCCAGGGGCTCACGTACAACAGCCACCGTCATCCCGGCTGGTACCTCGTCACCCAGAATCCGGACGGCTCGCGGGACGAGTCGCTCCAGTGCCCGCCGATGTACGGGCTCGGCCTCGCGCGCAATGGGGACGTGCTCGTGGCGAACGAGCAGATGCTCGGCGTGCTCGTGCCGAGTGACAAGCTCGAGGAGTGGGACCGGGAGTACACCTGGGAAGGCCCCACGCCCTGGTCGTTCAAGGGCTTCAACGAAGTGCTCAACGGACAGGCCACGGATGATTACTGGCGCGCCTTCGAGCAGAGCACCTCGGGCCGCTACTACCTGGGGAGCGCGGAGTTCGGCGTCTGGACGATGACGCCCAAGTCCCGCTCCACGGGGAACTGGTCGAAGCTCGCCGGGCTGCCCACGGAGCGCATCCTCTCGCTCAAGGCCACGGACGATGGCGCGCTCTACATCGGCACGGAGGGCGCGGGCCTGTGGCGGCTGGAGTCCGACGGGAAGACGCTGGCCCAGGTGGGGCAGGTGCCGGGCCAGCGCGTCCTGCAACTCGTCTACGAGCCCACGGTGACGCCGAGCATGCTGCTCGTCGTCACCGAGCGGGGCGTGACGGTCCTGCGCGGCCCGTAGCGCTCAGGCCACGTCGCGCCGGGAGCCGTCCGCCGAGGCTTCTCCGGGAGGAGCCGCGGGGGACGGCTCGGCGAGCTGCTCGCGGAACGTCTCCGCGGACAGGTACACGGACACGAGCGTGACGAGGGCGAGCCCCACCATGTACAGCGACACGGGCCAGGCCTGCCCGTTGCTGCCCGACAGCAGCGCGGTGGCGATGAGGGGCGACAGGCCTCCGGCGAAGACGGACGCGAGCTGGTAGCCGAGGGACGCGCCGCTGTAGCGCACGCGCGTGCCGAACAGCTCGGAGAAGAAGCTGGCCTGGGGCCCGTACATCGCCGCGTGGGCGATGATGCCCAGGGTGATGGCGAGCCACACCAGGCCCGTCTGCTGGGTGTCGATGAGCCGGAAGAAGGGGAAGGCGAGCAGCGCGCACCCCAGGGCCCCGCCGATGTACACGGGGCGGCGGCCGAGCGTGTCCGACAGGGCGCCGAAGCAGGGGATGGCCACCAGGTGTACGCACGTGGCCACGAGCACCGCGGTGAGCATGTCCGCGCGCGCCATGCCGATGTTGGTGCCGTAGGTGAGCACGAACGTGGTGACGATGTAGAAGAAGCCGTTCTCCGCGAAGCGCGCTCCCATGGCGAGGAGGATCTGCTTGGGATAGGTGCGCAGGGCCTCGAGCGCGGGCGGGCCCTTGCTGGCGGGGCGCGAGTGCTGGATCGCGCGGAACGCGGGCGACTCGGCGACTCCCAGGCGGATGAAGACGCCGATGCCGATGAGCACCGCGCTGAAGAGGAACGGGACGCGCCAGCCCCAGGAGACGAACTGCTCCTCGGGCAGCCGCGAGAAGAGGGAGAACACGGCGTTGGCCACCAGCAGGCCCGCGGGCGCTCCCATCTGCGGCCAGCTTCCATAGAAGCCCCGGCGGTGGGCGGGCGCGCTCTCCACCGCCATGAGCACCGCGCCTCCCCACTCCCCACCCAGGCCGAAGCCCTGGATGATGCGCAGCACCACCAGGAGGATGGGGGCCAGGACGCCCACGCGCTCATACGTCGGCAACAGGCCGATGGCGAACGTCGCCACGCCCATGATCATCAGCGTGGCGCTCAGCATGGACTTGCGTCCGAGCTTGTCGCCGAAGTGGCCGAAGATGATGCCGCCCAGGGGCCGCGCGATGAAGCCCACCGCGAAGGTGGCGAACGCCGCGAGCGTGCCCATCAACGGATCGAACGAGGGGAAGAACAGGCGGTTGAAGATGAGCGCCGCCGCGGTGCCGTAGAGGAAGAAGTCGTACCACTCCACCGCGGTACCGATGAAACTCGCGGCGGCCACCTTCCAGATGGGGGTGACGACGGGCTCGGGGGAAGCCGAGGGGATGTTGGGGTCCATGACCCCAGGGTCTCATGGATTTGTGCAGTGGAGGACCCAGCACTCCGTGTGTGAATGACCTCCGCTCGGATTCACGGCCATGTGTCCTCCGCGGGCGGCGCTTCCTGCGACCTCCTCCATGACGTGGCATGTCCGCCGAATCGTGTCAGCCCTTGGAAATCATGAGTCTCGGGGACCTCGGCTCGGTTCCTGCCGGGGCAGTCATGCCGGGTGGGGCCTCGCCAGTCTGCTCCGCCGGGGCCTCGGCCGACCCCAGGTCCTGTCGCATTGCGTCAAGATTTTTCCCGTTTCCCGGGTCTATGAATTAGTATA
Coding sequences:
- a CDS encoding D-alanine--D-alanine ligase codes for the protein MRLCTLYSSYEGSQSPYKDIDPAVDPSWWLPDHTWSRQPLTRANAREVLEQLAKEDFDAFINLCDGAPDEDIAGVEVIQHLERLGLPFTGADSHFYAASREEHKHAWLNQGISTPGYRFASELATVEQAAGELRFPLLVKPHSGYASIGIEQDSRVDNREALLERAGRTLSRFGGVLLEEFIEGREFTVLVSEPRPGEHAPWVHPPVEIHFPEGETFKHFDLKWMNYEAMNTRPVTDEGLVKRLGDIAQRTFSAVNARGYCRCDIRMDDAGQLFMLDCNANPGVFYPPDQPGSADFILSLQPHGHRDFLLHIIDCARRARRVNTSNT
- a CDS encoding zf-TFIIB domain-containing protein; amino-acid sequence: MHCPRCDKEMAPTRLDEVEAAQCPHCEGHWLEGEDLKLLESTVNVRLFEWRTLPSEEVQARELACPRCPPRQVMKKVRSERDRHVLLDACERCHGVWLDGGELRAIQEMGIAAALVDAVRFIMND
- a CDS encoding MFS transporter, with product MDPNIPSASPEPVVTPIWKVAAASFIGTAVEWYDFFLYGTAAALIFNRLFFPSFDPLMGTLAAFATFAVGFIARPLGGIIFGHFGDKLGRKSMLSATLMIMGVATFAIGLLPTYERVGVLAPILLVVLRIIQGFGLGGEWGGAVLMAVESAPAHRRGFYGSWPQMGAPAGLLVANAVFSLFSRLPEEQFVSWGWRVPFLFSAVLIGIGVFIRLGVAESPAFRAIQHSRPASKGPPALEALRTYPKQILLAMGARFAENGFFYIVTTFVLTYGTNIGMARADMLTAVLVATCVHLVAIPCFGALSDTLGRRPVYIGGALGCALLAFPFFRLIDTQQTGLVWLAITLGIIAHAAMYGPQASFFSELFGTRVRYSGASLGYQLASVFAGGLSPLIATALLSGSNGQAWPVSLYMVGLALVTLVSVYLSAETFREQLAEPSPAAPPGEASADGSRRDVA